A DNA window from Oncorhynchus tshawytscha isolate Ot180627B linkage group LG13, Otsh_v2.0, whole genome shotgun sequence contains the following coding sequences:
- the LOC112265746 gene encoding succinate receptor 1 isoform X1 has product MVYNCTMLDDFLLQYYLAPAYALEFALGFPSNLLVVLGYVFCLPEWKSTNVYLFNLAVSDLIFLCTLPHLSYLYAKANSEYSGFGCIINRYILHTNLYSSILFMVWVSMDRFLLVRHPSRLHFLLTKKAALCLSLMTWVAVNMQVAPLIFYIIQDMQKGNWSLCKDFGSLGVMENLLGYSLGLTVTGYLLPLLGLGFFSFHINQLLRVQAEVIQGTGTSFRKPVRVVSAVATMFLVLYLPYHLMRNVRIASRHPWAGLSDCHKIYIQSAYILTRPVAFIHSVINPVFYFFMGDKFRELLLAKIRVLVRQLEQRTGTSM; this is encoded by the coding sequence gtGTATAACTGTACAATGCTAGATGACTTCCTGTTGCAGTACTACCTGGCTCCCGCCTATGCCCTGGAGTTTGCCCTGGGTTTCCCCAGCAACCTGCTGGTGGTCCTGGGTTACGTGTTCTGCCTGCCAGAGTGGAAGAGCACCAATGTTTACCTGTTCAACCTCGCTGTCTCTGATCTCATCTTTCTGTGCACTCTGCCACACCTCTCCTACCTGTACGCCAAAGCCAATTCAGAATACAGCGGCTTCGGCTGCATCATCAACCGCTATATCCTCCATACCAACCTCTACTCCTCCATCCTTTTCATGGTGTGGGTCAGCATGGACCGCTTCCTGCTCGTACGACACCCGTCACGACTTCACTTCCTGTTGACCAAGAAGGCGGCCCTCTGCTTGTCTCTCATGACCTGGGTGGCAGTTAACATGCAGGTGGCCCCCCTAATATTCTACATCATCCAGGACATGCAGAAAGGGAACTGGAGCTTATGTAAGGACTTTGGGAGCCTGGGGGTTATGGAGAACTTGCTGGGATACAGCCTGGGCCTGACGGTGActggctacctgctgcctctgcTGGGGCTTGGCTTCTTCAGCTTCCACATCAACCAGCTTCTCCGTGTCCAGGCGGAAGTGATTCAGGGCACGGGGACATCGTTCCGCAAGCCCGTACGTGTGGTCTCTGCTGTAGCGACCATGTTTCTGGTACTGTATCTGCCCTATCATTTGATGAGGAATGTGAGGATAGCGTCGCGGCATCCCTGGGCAGGGCTGTCTGACTGCCACAAGATATATATACAGAGTGCATACATCCTGACCAGGCCGGTGGCATTCATCCATAGTGTTATTAACCCTGTGTTCTACTTCTTCATGGGAGACAAGTTCAGAGAGCTCCTATTGGCCAAGATCAGAGTCCTGGTGAGACAGCTagaacagaggacagggacaTCAATGTGA
- the LOC112265746 gene encoding succinate receptor 1 isoform X2 has product MLDDFLLQYYLAPAYALEFALGFPSNLLVVLGYVFCLPEWKSTNVYLFNLAVSDLIFLCTLPHLSYLYAKANSEYSGFGCIINRYILHTNLYSSILFMVWVSMDRFLLVRHPSRLHFLLTKKAALCLSLMTWVAVNMQVAPLIFYIIQDMQKGNWSLCKDFGSLGVMENLLGYSLGLTVTGYLLPLLGLGFFSFHINQLLRVQAEVIQGTGTSFRKPVRVVSAVATMFLVLYLPYHLMRNVRIASRHPWAGLSDCHKIYIQSAYILTRPVAFIHSVINPVFYFFMGDKFRELLLAKIRVLVRQLEQRTGTSM; this is encoded by the coding sequence ATGCTAGATGACTTCCTGTTGCAGTACTACCTGGCTCCCGCCTATGCCCTGGAGTTTGCCCTGGGTTTCCCCAGCAACCTGCTGGTGGTCCTGGGTTACGTGTTCTGCCTGCCAGAGTGGAAGAGCACCAATGTTTACCTGTTCAACCTCGCTGTCTCTGATCTCATCTTTCTGTGCACTCTGCCACACCTCTCCTACCTGTACGCCAAAGCCAATTCAGAATACAGCGGCTTCGGCTGCATCATCAACCGCTATATCCTCCATACCAACCTCTACTCCTCCATCCTTTTCATGGTGTGGGTCAGCATGGACCGCTTCCTGCTCGTACGACACCCGTCACGACTTCACTTCCTGTTGACCAAGAAGGCGGCCCTCTGCTTGTCTCTCATGACCTGGGTGGCAGTTAACATGCAGGTGGCCCCCCTAATATTCTACATCATCCAGGACATGCAGAAAGGGAACTGGAGCTTATGTAAGGACTTTGGGAGCCTGGGGGTTATGGAGAACTTGCTGGGATACAGCCTGGGCCTGACGGTGActggctacctgctgcctctgcTGGGGCTTGGCTTCTTCAGCTTCCACATCAACCAGCTTCTCCGTGTCCAGGCGGAAGTGATTCAGGGCACGGGGACATCGTTCCGCAAGCCCGTACGTGTGGTCTCTGCTGTAGCGACCATGTTTCTGGTACTGTATCTGCCCTATCATTTGATGAGGAATGTGAGGATAGCGTCGCGGCATCCCTGGGCAGGGCTGTCTGACTGCCACAAGATATATATACAGAGTGCATACATCCTGACCAGGCCGGTGGCATTCATCCATAGTGTTATTAACCCTGTGTTCTACTTCTTCATGGGAGACAAGTTCAGAGAGCTCCTATTGGCCAAGATCAGAGTCCTGGTGAGACAGCTagaacagaggacagggacaTCAATGTGA